TTCTCCAGCAACGCCGCCTCCACCGAGTCGACGGTTCCTGGCAACGCTGCGGAGGAATGCTTGGTTGTGCGAGTTTTCACGTCGGAGCGAAGTAATAATGCAAGACGCCGGAGGAGGCGACAGGATACCTTAGCGCCATGAAAACGACTCGTCGGCTCGTGCTTGCGGCAAGCCAGGCCCACATACACCACGACTCGAGATTCGAATGACATTCTTGCGGTCCAGCCAACCCACCTCTGCCGCATCACGGGGCAGGGCAAGGGTCCGCGTGACGGGGATCCTGTCGCGGCTCACCCTCGGCGTCATGCTCCACTTGGGTGCCGCTTCGGCCGGGTTTGCGAAGGCGATCGTCGCCGGCCTGGCTTCCAGCCATCTCGATGCGGAGCTGAAGGGACAAGTGCTGATCGAGGAACTGAACTGTGCGGCTTGTCATGCCAGCGAGGCTTCCCTCAAAGCCCGCTCGAAATATGCACCCCGGCTGGCGGAGGTCGGATCGCGAGTGAACCCGAGTTATCTGGAGTCGTTCATTCTCAATCCGCACGGGACCAAGCCCGGCACCACGATGCCGGACGCGCTTGCATCGCTGGACACGGCCGGGAAGAGGCAGGCCGCAAGAGAACTGACGCACTTCCTGCTCTCGCTTAAGCCGAACGACTTTTCGTTGGCGCCACCCGATGCCGTGGCTGCGCAGCACGGGAACCGGCTGTTTCATTCGCGCGGATGCGCGGCGTGTCATTCGCCTCGCGACGAGCAGGGAAGGGAGTTGCCTGCCAAGGCCTCCGTTCCGCTGGGCGCGTTGGATCGGAAATACAGTTTCAAGAGCCTGCTCGAGTTCCTCCGC
The Verrucomicrobiota bacterium genome window above contains:
- a CDS encoding c-type cytochrome — its product is MTFLRSSQPTSAASRGRARVRVTGILSRLTLGVMLHLGAASAGFAKAIVAGLASSHLDAELKGQVLIEELNCAACHASEASLKARSKYAPRLAEVGSRVNPSYLESFILNPHGTKPGTTMPDALASLDTAGKRQAARELTHFLLSLKPNDFSLAPPDAVAAQHGNRLFHSRGCAACHSPRDEQGRELPAKASVPLGALDRKYSFKSLLEFLRQPHASRPSGRMPDLRLPGRELERIAHYLLQDIRVPGNLNYTLYRGDVWEGLTSDKVVAERAGQVRDFDPAHFGKLSQHTALVYEGWLKVETAGTYRFFLTLNGGSLEIGGRTLAKEAPSDRRGVKSLQAVVKLNAEPQPLRFTYFHTGREAKLKLEVEGPGLPRGPIPADMLSVSKEPIPAFEPLTVDSGLAGRGRERFGQLG